GGTCGACAGAAAGATTATACAGGTTCCTTGGTGAATAGGATGGGGCCGTTGAGGTCATCAAGGAAGAGGTATTTGAAAAAATCATCAAGGGTGAAAGAGTAGAGAGTAAAGTTAGGTCGGAATCGGTGAAGAACTAGCTCCATTAACCGCTTAGAGTCGTCGATTGTGGTAGGTTCTTGTTGCTGAAACTTGATTAAAAACCGTCGGAAGTGATCTGGCGACATCTGGGAGTCTTCATCGGTGCAGGAACTGAAGGCGTCGGTGATGTCCGGCGGTAGCTTACGTTCGGTGATCTTGAACTTCCGGTTGAAGACGATCATCTTGTACTAATGAAAATTCTCTTCCATTGTTCTAGTTCTTTGTTTTCTTGTATAACAGTGTTCAGATTTCATCGCCGGAAACCTGCAACTCGCTGGAAAACTCGCCGGATGCTTCAGAAATTCTTCGGACGCATCCCGTGCATGATGCCTCGCTCCTAGGACGCATCCCGTGGCCATGTGTTCAGTTTTTATTGGGTTTCGCTTGAAAGACTTATCCTATGCTTGAAAGACTCATCCCACACATGATACCCCGTTCCAAGGGGGCATGTGTTGGCTATTTTCGCAAGTCATTTTGGtctttgaccattttgaaaatTTTCCCTTATAATAAATAACAATGTACTTTCAGAAGAGTAAAAGCATTTCGTTTGGTAATTacaaggccatgtgtagtcataaagccctttagTGGGCGTTATGTGACAAGTGGCGAAAAAGCGCAAGAGGGGCTTTATGGAGGTTTATATAACAAGAGGATGTAGTGGTAATGGGGTccccttcaattatacatacatatgtatatgtatgtaaatatatgtgtgtgagtgggggAGGTTATGCCACAGCGTGATAATTTTCGCGTGGAATATAAAATTAAACCCCATAGCGCCGGCCGTAATGGTGTTGCCGGGCACTATGGGCGTTATACCCCTCTCCGACATGACATGCGGCACCACTACGGAGTGCCTAATCATTAAATGTCTAAACGCTTGTCGTGACTAAATTCTCCTTTATGTTACCTTTTTAAAGTTAGGCGGTCTCTAGTATTTAATGACTTTTAGTAGAACTTTTTATAGTCtacaaaccaaataaaaaatgaaactaaattaatgaaaaaaaaatcatgaaATACAAAACAAAAGCAAAAGGAGTAACCAACGGCCAGACCCATTGGCAAAGCGTGTTAAAAGGGCAACGACGTTGATTGATTGTTAGAAATACGCCTGTGGGTAATATGATCTACAACGAATGTTACTGatggatcactgacggactaaTTAACAATGGATCACCAACAACTTTTATAACACCGTCCACATATGTCTTCTCCCATCCTCAAATGTTCCGACGGATAATCCGCCGACTTTTCTGCACCAAGTGTCCTCTGGGTTGACCCCAAACATGAACTCTGTCTATAACTACCGACATATTAACGACTGTTATATTTTGTTAAcgttttttcatattttttttggTTTATGTAATGATCCGTTAGACTATTGATAATTATCGACGTGAGTAGCCTGTAGTTAATATCCAGCGGTGATACTCATTTGTTTATTATGATGGTACAAAGATTATAGCAATTAAATAAAAGGGGAGCAATTAAACAAAGAAAAGAACTATGGTGTAAATACAAGAAACCCGCCATTGATGACTTACAGAACAACATTAACTTCTTTTATTACAACAAGTACATGCAACTATAATTATAATCATAATGACAACAAATAATACAGTTCAAGTAGCCACAAAAAACATATCAAACCTTGAACATCTACAAACCAAATCTTGAAATCATAAACAAATGATCGCAACCTATCTTCCTTGGCGAATTGCGACACATCTATCTACAAGCATCATCTTCTTTCAAATCTTTATTACATTCATAAAACATTAACAAGTACTCGAATAAGCCTACACGCGATGGAATGTTTAAGGGTGTGGTGGCGCGGGTATGAGTGGATGATGTTTAAATTTTGGAGGAAGGGTGGGCAGAGGAGGAAGCTTAGGGAGTGAAAGTGGTGGGCATGGTGGTTTTTTATAGACTGGTGGGAATGGTGGCAAGATTTTCGGATGCGGCTTATAAACTGGGATTGGTGGCAAGATTTTCGGATGCGGCTTATAATCTGGGATTGGTGGCAAGATTTTCGGATGTGGCTTGTAAGTTGGAATGGGTGGTGTCAATATTTTCGGATGTGGCTTGTAAGTTGGAATAGGTGGTGGCAAGAGTTTTGGGGGACATGGCTTCTTCGGTTCTGGCTTAGGTGGTGGCTTGATTTTTGGAGGACATGGCTTCTTTGGTTCTGGCTTAGGTGGTGGCTTGATTTTTGGAGGACATGGCTTCTTTGGTTCTGGTTTAGGTGGTGGCTTCATTTTCGGAGGAGATGGCTTTGGTGGCTTAGGCTTGGGCTCTGGAGGCGGCTTTGGCTTTGGCTCTGGTGGCGGCTCTGGCTTTGGCTCTGGTGGCGGCTCGGGTTTTGGTTCTGGCGGCGGGCATGGCTTTTTGTAGGGTATCGGAGGGAGAACAATGG
This is a stretch of genomic DNA from Helianthus annuus cultivar XRQ/B unplaced genomic scaffold, HanXRQr2.0-SUNRISE HanXRQChr00c064, whole genome shotgun sequence. It encodes these proteins:
- the LOC110884614 gene encoding proline-rich protein 4 gives rise to the protein MMRGFGVGFLLVLCFSASFGYGNAKTVEVVGFGECADCKEINIKPSQALSGLKVTVDCKLEDGTFQTRGVGKLNEEGQFKVNLPQEILKDGKLSEECYVQLHNAANAPCAFHNGLEASKITFMSKSDEKHTFGPTGQLKFSSAICASATFLPPFPKSHPWFKKFHHIFPHPPIVLPPIPYKKPCPPPEPKPEPPPEPKPEPPPEPKPKPPPEPKPKPPKPSPPKMKPPPKPEPKKPCPPKIKPPPKPEPKKPCPPKIKPPPKPEPKKPCPPKLLPPPIPTYKPHPKILTPPIPTYKPHPKILPPIPDYKPHPKILPPIPVYKPHPKILPPFPPVYKKPPCPPLSLPKLPPLPTLPPKFKHHPLIPAPPHP